A stretch of Bombus huntii isolate Logan2020A chromosome 7, iyBomHunt1.1, whole genome shotgun sequence DNA encodes these proteins:
- the LOC126867796 gene encoding oxidative stress-induced growth inhibitor 1-like isoform X5 — MQNCCDDGDNDVVYKDVVIIGNGPSGICLSFMLAGNWPYYTGEPHPADEMLTARLHSSTRSGNDDEECCDRTSQEQQQLGNESRCHRWHESENTKLRKCQGNGGGRGLASSTRCKLECLSSGLEGRAGGRPLALLMDQLQHPCVDAGLDVPSLLTWKSVEQHPEHKVIDHIVLGKGQPGGSWQSMDPNVLTISLNRWMSLPDLDIRQWEMLVESEELQKANSTEGKPSCMYYAFQEKPSACKTASRISVGTVAAYYKDYVRRKKLEQYFRCETVVTSVRLCCDSRHHHHPQQQQQQQDRYGWIVDGFDKQTGKPFRYRCKRVVLATGTTDLSNQLGIAGEDSQLDWVTHDLNKLESRLDHLISHQQHANEVEERRQPIDPVLVIGSGLSAADAIMAVRFHGIPVLHAFRDSSNEWNKSNDEKIRTIYDRLQGLPSSMYPEYHKVYEMMADGGTNYPLYKALPGYTLLGLTANDTDFIDGAGFEKHPMVTLVDPDGCAHAFRVSAVAILIELQYCESHIER, encoded by the exons ATGCAAAATTGTTGTGACGATGGCGATAACGACGTCGTCTATAAGGATGTGGTCATTATAG GAAACGGACCTAGTGGAATATGCCTTTCTTTCATGCTTGCTGGAAATTGGCCTTATTATACCGGTGAACCACATCCCGCCGATGAAATGCTCACAGCCAGATTACACTCGAGCACGAGATCCGGAAATGATGACGAGGAATGTTGCGATAGGACGAGTCAAGAACAACAACAATTAGGGAATGAATCGAGATGCCATCGATGGCACGAGAGTGAGAATACCAAGTTGAGAAAATGTCAGGGGAACGGCGGTGGAAGGGGCTTGGCGAGCAGTACGCGTTGCAAATTGGAATGCCTTTCTTCCGGACTGGAAGGTAGAGCCGGTGGTCGGCCTTTGGCTCTTCTTATGGACCAACTTCAACATCCTTGTGTCGATGCTGGCCTTGATGTGCCGTCTCTGCTTACCTGGAAATCGGTCGAGCAACATCCTGAGCATAAAGTGATCGATCACATTGTGCTCGGTAAAGGTCAACCTGGTGGTTCATGGCAG TCGATGGATCCAAACGTGTTGACCATCAGCTTGAACCGATGGATGTCGTTGCCCGATTTAGACATAAGACAATGGGAGATGTTGGTCGAATCCGAAGAACTTCAAAAAGCAAATTCGACAGAGGGTAAACCGTCGTGCATGTACTATGCCTTTCAAGAGAAACCGAGTGCATGTAAAACGGCTAGCAGAATTTCTGTCGGTACAGTAGCTGCCTATTACAAAGATTACGTACGGAGAAAAAAGTTGGAGCAATACTTTCGATG CGAGACTGTAGTTACTTCAGTGAGACTGTGCTGCGATTctcgtcatcatcatcatccacaacaacaacaacaacaacaagaTCGTTACGGATGGATAGTCGATGGCTTCGATAAACAAACAGGGAAACCGTTTCGCTATCGCTGCAAAAGAGTCGTTCTTGCCACAGGCACGACCGATTTATCAAATCAATTGGGTATAGCCGGTGAAGATTCTCAACTTGATTGGGTAACGCACGATCTAAACAAGCTGGAATCAAGATTGGATCATTTGATTAGTCATCAGCAACATG CAAACGAAGTAGAGGAACGACGGCAACCAATTGATCCGGTATTAGTGATCGGTTCCGGACTAAGTGCTGCCGATGCAATCATGGCCGTTCGTTTTCATGGCATTCCCGTCTTGCACGCATTTCGTGACTCGTCCAACGAATGGAATAAATCAAACGACGAGAAAATACGCACTATCTATGATAGATTGCAAGGTCTACCCAGCTCGATGTATCCCGAATATCACAAGGTATACGAGATGATGGCTGATGGTGGTACTAATTATCCTCTATACAAAGCATTACCGGGGTACACGTTGCTCGGACTTACTGCAAATGATACTGATTTCATCGATGGTGCCGGATTCGAAAAACATCCGATGGTTACGCTTGTCGACCCAGACGGATGCGCACACGCTTTTCGTGTCTCTGCCGTAGCCATCCTTATCG AATTGCAGTATTGCGAATCACATATTGAACGTTAA
- the LOC126867796 gene encoding oxidative stress-induced growth inhibitor 1-like isoform X2, whose translation MQNCCDDGDNDVVYKDVVIIGNGPSGICLSFMLAGNWPYYTGEPHPADEMLTARLHSSTRSGNDDEECCDRTSQEQQQLGNESRCHRWHESENTKLRKCQGNGGGRGLASSTRCKLECLSSGLEGRAGGRPLALLMDQLQHPCVDAGLDVPSLLTWKSVEQHPEHKVIDHIVLGKGQPGGSWQSMDPNVLTISLNRWMSLPDLDIRQWEMLVESEELQKANSTEGKPSCMYYAFQEKPSACKTASRISVGTVAAYYKDYVRRKKLEQYFRCETVVTSVRLCCDSRHHHHPQQQQQQQDRYGWIVDGFDKQTGKPFRYRCKRVVLATGTTDLSNQLGIAGEDSQLDWVTHDLNKLESRLDHLISHQQHEVEERRQPIDPVLVIGSGLSAADAIMAVRFHGIPVLHAFRDSSNEWNKSNDEKIRTIYDRLQGLPSSMYPEYHKVYEMMADGGTNYPLYKALPGYTLLGLTANDTDFIDGAGFEKHPMVTLVDPDGCAHAFRVSAVAILIGYKPDLSYLKADGIGLGKYFEKPIDGKSNPIEVDDFTYEVTKAPRSGLYALGPLVGDNFVRYILGGAFAILVHILNTSSPSFT comes from the exons ATGCAAAATTGTTGTGACGATGGCGATAACGACGTCGTCTATAAGGATGTGGTCATTATAG GAAACGGACCTAGTGGAATATGCCTTTCTTTCATGCTTGCTGGAAATTGGCCTTATTATACCGGTGAACCACATCCCGCCGATGAAATGCTCACAGCCAGATTACACTCGAGCACGAGATCCGGAAATGATGACGAGGAATGTTGCGATAGGACGAGTCAAGAACAACAACAATTAGGGAATGAATCGAGATGCCATCGATGGCACGAGAGTGAGAATACCAAGTTGAGAAAATGTCAGGGGAACGGCGGTGGAAGGGGCTTGGCGAGCAGTACGCGTTGCAAATTGGAATGCCTTTCTTCCGGACTGGAAGGTAGAGCCGGTGGTCGGCCTTTGGCTCTTCTTATGGACCAACTTCAACATCCTTGTGTCGATGCTGGCCTTGATGTGCCGTCTCTGCTTACCTGGAAATCGGTCGAGCAACATCCTGAGCATAAAGTGATCGATCACATTGTGCTCGGTAAAGGTCAACCTGGTGGTTCATGGCAG TCGATGGATCCAAACGTGTTGACCATCAGCTTGAACCGATGGATGTCGTTGCCCGATTTAGACATAAGACAATGGGAGATGTTGGTCGAATCCGAAGAACTTCAAAAAGCAAATTCGACAGAGGGTAAACCGTCGTGCATGTACTATGCCTTTCAAGAGAAACCGAGTGCATGTAAAACGGCTAGCAGAATTTCTGTCGGTACAGTAGCTGCCTATTACAAAGATTACGTACGGAGAAAAAAGTTGGAGCAATACTTTCGATG CGAGACTGTAGTTACTTCAGTGAGACTGTGCTGCGATTctcgtcatcatcatcatccacaacaacaacaacaacaacaagaTCGTTACGGATGGATAGTCGATGGCTTCGATAAACAAACAGGGAAACCGTTTCGCTATCGCTGCAAAAGAGTCGTTCTTGCCACAGGCACGACCGATTTATCAAATCAATTGGGTATAGCCGGTGAAGATTCTCAACTTGATTGGGTAACGCACGATCTAAACAAGCTGGAATCAAGATTGGATCATTTGATTAGTCATCAGCAACAT GAAGTAGAGGAACGACGGCAACCAATTGATCCGGTATTAGTGATCGGTTCCGGACTAAGTGCTGCCGATGCAATCATGGCCGTTCGTTTTCATGGCATTCCCGTCTTGCACGCATTTCGTGACTCGTCCAACGAATGGAATAAATCAAACGACGAGAAAATACGCACTATCTATGATAGATTGCAAGGTCTACCCAGCTCGATGTATCCCGAATATCACAAGGTATACGAGATGATGGCTGATGGTGGTACTAATTATCCTCTATACAAAGCATTACCGGGGTACACGTTGCTCGGACTTACTGCAAATGATACTGATTTCATCGATGGTGCCGGATTCGAAAAACATCCGATGGTTACGCTTGTCGACCCAGACGGATGCGCACACGCTTTTCGTGTCTCTGCCGTAGCCATCCTTATCG GTTACAAGCCTGATTTGTCCTATCTCAAAGCTGACGGTATCGGGCTTGGTAAATATTTCGAGAAACCCATAGATGGCAAATCGAATCCTATCGAGGTTGACGATTTTACTTATGAAGTAACCAAAGCCCCGAGATCTGGACTTTACGCTTTAGGTCCTTTAGTCGGTGATAATTTCGTACGTTACATACTCGGTGGAGCGTTTGCAATTTTAGTTCACATTCTAAATACCTCGTCTCCGTCTTTCACTTGA
- the LOC126867796 gene encoding oxidative stress-induced growth inhibitor 1-like isoform X1, protein MQNCCDDGDNDVVYKDVVIIGNGPSGICLSFMLAGNWPYYTGEPHPADEMLTARLHSSTRSGNDDEECCDRTSQEQQQLGNESRCHRWHESENTKLRKCQGNGGGRGLASSTRCKLECLSSGLEGRAGGRPLALLMDQLQHPCVDAGLDVPSLLTWKSVEQHPEHKVIDHIVLGKGQPGGSWQSMDPNVLTISLNRWMSLPDLDIRQWEMLVESEELQKANSTEGKPSCMYYAFQEKPSACKTASRISVGTVAAYYKDYVRRKKLEQYFRCETVVTSVRLCCDSRHHHHPQQQQQQQDRYGWIVDGFDKQTGKPFRYRCKRVVLATGTTDLSNQLGIAGEDSQLDWVTHDLNKLESRLDHLISHQQHANEVEERRQPIDPVLVIGSGLSAADAIMAVRFHGIPVLHAFRDSSNEWNKSNDEKIRTIYDRLQGLPSSMYPEYHKVYEMMADGGTNYPLYKALPGYTLLGLTANDTDFIDGAGFEKHPMVTLVDPDGCAHAFRVSAVAILIGYKPDLSYLKADGIGLGKYFEKPIDGKSNPIEVDDFTYEVTKAPRSGLYALGPLVGDNFVRYILGGAFAILVHILNTSSPSFT, encoded by the exons ATGCAAAATTGTTGTGACGATGGCGATAACGACGTCGTCTATAAGGATGTGGTCATTATAG GAAACGGACCTAGTGGAATATGCCTTTCTTTCATGCTTGCTGGAAATTGGCCTTATTATACCGGTGAACCACATCCCGCCGATGAAATGCTCACAGCCAGATTACACTCGAGCACGAGATCCGGAAATGATGACGAGGAATGTTGCGATAGGACGAGTCAAGAACAACAACAATTAGGGAATGAATCGAGATGCCATCGATGGCACGAGAGTGAGAATACCAAGTTGAGAAAATGTCAGGGGAACGGCGGTGGAAGGGGCTTGGCGAGCAGTACGCGTTGCAAATTGGAATGCCTTTCTTCCGGACTGGAAGGTAGAGCCGGTGGTCGGCCTTTGGCTCTTCTTATGGACCAACTTCAACATCCTTGTGTCGATGCTGGCCTTGATGTGCCGTCTCTGCTTACCTGGAAATCGGTCGAGCAACATCCTGAGCATAAAGTGATCGATCACATTGTGCTCGGTAAAGGTCAACCTGGTGGTTCATGGCAG TCGATGGATCCAAACGTGTTGACCATCAGCTTGAACCGATGGATGTCGTTGCCCGATTTAGACATAAGACAATGGGAGATGTTGGTCGAATCCGAAGAACTTCAAAAAGCAAATTCGACAGAGGGTAAACCGTCGTGCATGTACTATGCCTTTCAAGAGAAACCGAGTGCATGTAAAACGGCTAGCAGAATTTCTGTCGGTACAGTAGCTGCCTATTACAAAGATTACGTACGGAGAAAAAAGTTGGAGCAATACTTTCGATG CGAGACTGTAGTTACTTCAGTGAGACTGTGCTGCGATTctcgtcatcatcatcatccacaacaacaacaacaacaacaagaTCGTTACGGATGGATAGTCGATGGCTTCGATAAACAAACAGGGAAACCGTTTCGCTATCGCTGCAAAAGAGTCGTTCTTGCCACAGGCACGACCGATTTATCAAATCAATTGGGTATAGCCGGTGAAGATTCTCAACTTGATTGGGTAACGCACGATCTAAACAAGCTGGAATCAAGATTGGATCATTTGATTAGTCATCAGCAACATG CAAACGAAGTAGAGGAACGACGGCAACCAATTGATCCGGTATTAGTGATCGGTTCCGGACTAAGTGCTGCCGATGCAATCATGGCCGTTCGTTTTCATGGCATTCCCGTCTTGCACGCATTTCGTGACTCGTCCAACGAATGGAATAAATCAAACGACGAGAAAATACGCACTATCTATGATAGATTGCAAGGTCTACCCAGCTCGATGTATCCCGAATATCACAAGGTATACGAGATGATGGCTGATGGTGGTACTAATTATCCTCTATACAAAGCATTACCGGGGTACACGTTGCTCGGACTTACTGCAAATGATACTGATTTCATCGATGGTGCCGGATTCGAAAAACATCCGATGGTTACGCTTGTCGACCCAGACGGATGCGCACACGCTTTTCGTGTCTCTGCCGTAGCCATCCTTATCG GTTACAAGCCTGATTTGTCCTATCTCAAAGCTGACGGTATCGGGCTTGGTAAATATTTCGAGAAACCCATAGATGGCAAATCGAATCCTATCGAGGTTGACGATTTTACTTATGAAGTAACCAAAGCCCCGAGATCTGGACTTTACGCTTTAGGTCCTTTAGTCGGTGATAATTTCGTACGTTACATACTCGGTGGAGCGTTTGCAATTTTAGTTCACATTCTAAATACCTCGTCTCCGTCTTTCACTTGA
- the LOC126867796 gene encoding oxidative stress-induced growth inhibitor 1-like isoform X3 — MQNCCDDGDNDVVYKDVVIIGNGPSGICLSFMLAGNWPYYTGEPHPADEMLTARLHSSTRSGNDDEECCDRTSQEQQQLGNESRCHRWHESENTKLRKCQGNGGGRGLASSTRCKLECLSSGLEGRAGGRPLALLMDQLQHPCVDAGLDVPSLLTWKSVEQHPEHKVIDHIVLGKGQPGGSWQSMDPNVLTISLNRWMSLPDLDIRQWEMLVESEELQKANSTEGKPSCMYYAFQEKPSACKTASRISVGTVAAYYKDYVRRKKLEQYFRCETVVTSVRLCCDSRHHHHPQQQQQQQDRYGWIVDGFDKQTGKPFRYRCKRVVLATGTTDLSNQLGIAGEDSQLDWVTHDLNKLESRLDHLISHQQHVEERRQPIDPVLVIGSGLSAADAIMAVRFHGIPVLHAFRDSSNEWNKSNDEKIRTIYDRLQGLPSSMYPEYHKVYEMMADGGTNYPLYKALPGYTLLGLTANDTDFIDGAGFEKHPMVTLVDPDGCAHAFRVSAVAILIGYKPDLSYLKADGIGLGKYFEKPIDGKSNPIEVDDFTYEVTKAPRSGLYALGPLVGDNFVRYILGGAFAILVHILNTSSPSFT, encoded by the exons ATGCAAAATTGTTGTGACGATGGCGATAACGACGTCGTCTATAAGGATGTGGTCATTATAG GAAACGGACCTAGTGGAATATGCCTTTCTTTCATGCTTGCTGGAAATTGGCCTTATTATACCGGTGAACCACATCCCGCCGATGAAATGCTCACAGCCAGATTACACTCGAGCACGAGATCCGGAAATGATGACGAGGAATGTTGCGATAGGACGAGTCAAGAACAACAACAATTAGGGAATGAATCGAGATGCCATCGATGGCACGAGAGTGAGAATACCAAGTTGAGAAAATGTCAGGGGAACGGCGGTGGAAGGGGCTTGGCGAGCAGTACGCGTTGCAAATTGGAATGCCTTTCTTCCGGACTGGAAGGTAGAGCCGGTGGTCGGCCTTTGGCTCTTCTTATGGACCAACTTCAACATCCTTGTGTCGATGCTGGCCTTGATGTGCCGTCTCTGCTTACCTGGAAATCGGTCGAGCAACATCCTGAGCATAAAGTGATCGATCACATTGTGCTCGGTAAAGGTCAACCTGGTGGTTCATGGCAG TCGATGGATCCAAACGTGTTGACCATCAGCTTGAACCGATGGATGTCGTTGCCCGATTTAGACATAAGACAATGGGAGATGTTGGTCGAATCCGAAGAACTTCAAAAAGCAAATTCGACAGAGGGTAAACCGTCGTGCATGTACTATGCCTTTCAAGAGAAACCGAGTGCATGTAAAACGGCTAGCAGAATTTCTGTCGGTACAGTAGCTGCCTATTACAAAGATTACGTACGGAGAAAAAAGTTGGAGCAATACTTTCGATG CGAGACTGTAGTTACTTCAGTGAGACTGTGCTGCGATTctcgtcatcatcatcatccacaacaacaacaacaacaacaagaTCGTTACGGATGGATAGTCGATGGCTTCGATAAACAAACAGGGAAACCGTTTCGCTATCGCTGCAAAAGAGTCGTTCTTGCCACAGGCACGACCGATTTATCAAATCAATTGGGTATAGCCGGTGAAGATTCTCAACTTGATTGGGTAACGCACGATCTAAACAAGCTGGAATCAAGATTGGATCATTTGATTAGTCATCAGCAACATG TAGAGGAACGACGGCAACCAATTGATCCGGTATTAGTGATCGGTTCCGGACTAAGTGCTGCCGATGCAATCATGGCCGTTCGTTTTCATGGCATTCCCGTCTTGCACGCATTTCGTGACTCGTCCAACGAATGGAATAAATCAAACGACGAGAAAATACGCACTATCTATGATAGATTGCAAGGTCTACCCAGCTCGATGTATCCCGAATATCACAAGGTATACGAGATGATGGCTGATGGTGGTACTAATTATCCTCTATACAAAGCATTACCGGGGTACACGTTGCTCGGACTTACTGCAAATGATACTGATTTCATCGATGGTGCCGGATTCGAAAAACATCCGATGGTTACGCTTGTCGACCCAGACGGATGCGCACACGCTTTTCGTGTCTCTGCCGTAGCCATCCTTATCG GTTACAAGCCTGATTTGTCCTATCTCAAAGCTGACGGTATCGGGCTTGGTAAATATTTCGAGAAACCCATAGATGGCAAATCGAATCCTATCGAGGTTGACGATTTTACTTATGAAGTAACCAAAGCCCCGAGATCTGGACTTTACGCTTTAGGTCCTTTAGTCGGTGATAATTTCGTACGTTACATACTCGGTGGAGCGTTTGCAATTTTAGTTCACATTCTAAATACCTCGTCTCCGTCTTTCACTTGA
- the LOC126867796 gene encoding oxidative stress-induced growth inhibitor 1-like isoform X4, with protein sequence MFCSGNGPSGICLSFMLAGNWPYYTGEPHPADEMLTARLHSSTRSGNDDEECCDRTSQEQQQLGNESRCHRWHESENTKLRKCQGNGGGRGLASSTRCKLECLSSGLEGRAGGRPLALLMDQLQHPCVDAGLDVPSLLTWKSVEQHPEHKVIDHIVLGKGQPGGSWQSMDPNVLTISLNRWMSLPDLDIRQWEMLVESEELQKANSTEGKPSCMYYAFQEKPSACKTASRISVGTVAAYYKDYVRRKKLEQYFRCETVVTSVRLCCDSRHHHHPQQQQQQQDRYGWIVDGFDKQTGKPFRYRCKRVVLATGTTDLSNQLGIAGEDSQLDWVTHDLNKLESRLDHLISHQQHANEVEERRQPIDPVLVIGSGLSAADAIMAVRFHGIPVLHAFRDSSNEWNKSNDEKIRTIYDRLQGLPSSMYPEYHKVYEMMADGGTNYPLYKALPGYTLLGLTANDTDFIDGAGFEKHPMVTLVDPDGCAHAFRVSAVAILIGYKPDLSYLKADGIGLGKYFEKPIDGKSNPIEVDDFTYEVTKAPRSGLYALGPLVGDNFVRYILGGAFAILVHILNTSSPSFT encoded by the exons ATGTTTTGTTCAGGAAACGGACCTAGTGGAATATGCCTTTCTTTCATGCTTGCTGGAAATTGGCCTTATTATACCGGTGAACCACATCCCGCCGATGAAATGCTCACAGCCAGATTACACTCGAGCACGAGATCCGGAAATGATGACGAGGAATGTTGCGATAGGACGAGTCAAGAACAACAACAATTAGGGAATGAATCGAGATGCCATCGATGGCACGAGAGTGAGAATACCAAGTTGAGAAAATGTCAGGGGAACGGCGGTGGAAGGGGCTTGGCGAGCAGTACGCGTTGCAAATTGGAATGCCTTTCTTCCGGACTGGAAGGTAGAGCCGGTGGTCGGCCTTTGGCTCTTCTTATGGACCAACTTCAACATCCTTGTGTCGATGCTGGCCTTGATGTGCCGTCTCTGCTTACCTGGAAATCGGTCGAGCAACATCCTGAGCATAAAGTGATCGATCACATTGTGCTCGGTAAAGGTCAACCTGGTGGTTCATGGCAG TCGATGGATCCAAACGTGTTGACCATCAGCTTGAACCGATGGATGTCGTTGCCCGATTTAGACATAAGACAATGGGAGATGTTGGTCGAATCCGAAGAACTTCAAAAAGCAAATTCGACAGAGGGTAAACCGTCGTGCATGTACTATGCCTTTCAAGAGAAACCGAGTGCATGTAAAACGGCTAGCAGAATTTCTGTCGGTACAGTAGCTGCCTATTACAAAGATTACGTACGGAGAAAAAAGTTGGAGCAATACTTTCGATG CGAGACTGTAGTTACTTCAGTGAGACTGTGCTGCGATTctcgtcatcatcatcatccacaacaacaacaacaacaacaagaTCGTTACGGATGGATAGTCGATGGCTTCGATAAACAAACAGGGAAACCGTTTCGCTATCGCTGCAAAAGAGTCGTTCTTGCCACAGGCACGACCGATTTATCAAATCAATTGGGTATAGCCGGTGAAGATTCTCAACTTGATTGGGTAACGCACGATCTAAACAAGCTGGAATCAAGATTGGATCATTTGATTAGTCATCAGCAACATG CAAACGAAGTAGAGGAACGACGGCAACCAATTGATCCGGTATTAGTGATCGGTTCCGGACTAAGTGCTGCCGATGCAATCATGGCCGTTCGTTTTCATGGCATTCCCGTCTTGCACGCATTTCGTGACTCGTCCAACGAATGGAATAAATCAAACGACGAGAAAATACGCACTATCTATGATAGATTGCAAGGTCTACCCAGCTCGATGTATCCCGAATATCACAAGGTATACGAGATGATGGCTGATGGTGGTACTAATTATCCTCTATACAAAGCATTACCGGGGTACACGTTGCTCGGACTTACTGCAAATGATACTGATTTCATCGATGGTGCCGGATTCGAAAAACATCCGATGGTTACGCTTGTCGACCCAGACGGATGCGCACACGCTTTTCGTGTCTCTGCCGTAGCCATCCTTATCG GTTACAAGCCTGATTTGTCCTATCTCAAAGCTGACGGTATCGGGCTTGGTAAATATTTCGAGAAACCCATAGATGGCAAATCGAATCCTATCGAGGTTGACGATTTTACTTATGAAGTAACCAAAGCCCCGAGATCTGGACTTTACGCTTTAGGTCCTTTAGTCGGTGATAATTTCGTACGTTACATACTCGGTGGAGCGTTTGCAATTTTAGTTCACATTCTAAATACCTCGTCTCCGTCTTTCACTTGA
- the LOC126867811 gene encoding syntaxin-16 — protein sequence MAMRNLTEPFILMRNNALQSKHIYAEQNLSDRMALVASDSGTSDNVELKNVNLESNAPPVWTDALEETQYILSRLRVKIDSLVELHAKQLTRPTLDDTSQEERQMEQLTREIGRAFSSGYHQVQTIKTAARHATGSVERQLAISAVMALSTALQELGLRYRSAQNHYLTQVKSREERSNQFFTEDQSIFLNNAAADTWLMESNETNSDSWDNREQQQQDSVLLQLEDPEDRMKLAAEREEQIGNIVQSIADLRHIFKDLASMVQDQGTILDRIDYNIEQTQVQVQEGYKQLRKADSYQRANKKLYCIVVLAGAIILVSFLFVVFKT from the exons ATGGCTATGCGAAATTTAACAGAACCATTCATTTTAATGCGAAATAATGCTTTACAAAGCAAgcacatatatgccgaacaa AATTTGTCTGACCGAATGGCACTAGTGGCTTCGGATTCTGGTACCTCGGACAACgtcgaattaaaaaatgttaatttgGAAAGTAACGCACCACCTGTATGGACAGATGCCTTGGAGGAGACCCAATATATTTTAAGTAGATTGCGTGTCAAAATAGACAGCTTAGTAGAGTTACATGCTAAACAATTAACTAGGCCAACATTAGACGATACATCACAG GAAGAGAGACAAATGGAACAACTGACACGAGAAATAGGACGTGCATTTTCTAGCGGTTATCATCAAGTACAAACAATAAAAACTGCAGCAAGGCATGCTACTGGATCTGTGGAACGTCAATTAGCCATAAGCGCGGTAATGGCACTTTCAACAGCTTTACAAGAGCTGGGTCTACGATACAGATCAGCTCAGAATCACTATTTAACAC AGGTAAAGTCAAGAGAAGAGAGGAGTAACCAATTTTTTACAGAAGATCagtcaatatttttaaataatgctGCAGCAGACACATGGTTAATGGAgtcaaacgaaacaaattcAGATTCTTGGGATAATAGAGAACAACAACAACAAGATTCTGTACTTTTACAATTGGAGGATCCTGAAGATAGAATGAAATTAGCCGCAGAAAGAGAAGAACAGATTGGCAACATAGTTCAAAGTATAGCAGATCTCAGGCATATATTCAAA GATTTAGCAAGTATGGTGCAGGATCAAGGTACCATTTTGGATAGGATCGATTATAATATTGAACAGACACAGGTACAAGTACAGGAGGGTTACAAACAACTGAGAAAGGCAGACTCTTATCAAAGAGccaataaaaaattgtattgtaTAGTCGTGCTTGCAGGCGCCATTATTCTAGTcagttttctttttgttgtatttaaaacatga
- the LOC126867827 gene encoding LYR motif-containing protein 4 — protein MMASSRKVILSLYRNLIRESKKWNSYNYRMYALRKIRHEFQQNKTIQDKEKINECYNRGLESLQIIKRQVTIGNLYSTRPLIIEAIENKANLN, from the exons ATGATGGCTAGTAGTCGGAAGGTTATTTTGAGTCTCTATCGAAATCTAATTCGAGAAAGCAAAAAATGGAATTCATACAATTATCG GATGTATGCTTTACGTAAAATTCGACATGAGTTTCAACAGAACAAGACTATACAGGATAAAGAGAAGATCAATGAATGTTATAATAGAGGATTGGAAAGTCTTCAAATTATTAAGAGACAAGTAACAATTGGAAATCTTTACAGTACTAGGCCATTAATTATTGAAGCTATTGAAAATAAAGCTAATTTGAATtaa